Within bacterium BMS3Abin14, the genomic segment CGCCGACAGGAAAAGCAACATAGTCGGAACCAGCAGAAAAACCTTCCAATGTATTTTCACCTCAAGCCCCTCTTCTCAAATCCCGGCCATATGGCCGGGGGGTTAACAGATATTTTTTACTTAACTACATCCTGGCGCCCCACCTCGGCTTGTCTCGCCATCTTGTCCGTCGTAGCCTGGAAGGCGAAGTCGGAAGCTTTAGCGACGGCGGATACTCCCCCCTTTTCTTCCTCCCCTTCGAATACGAGCCCCCAATAATGTGTTTCTACTTTATGCGGATCAGTATCTCGGCACGAAAAACCTCGGGTTCAAGCTCGCTGAGGCACCCAACCCAGTCGTCCCAGTGGCTTACAGACATGGCCTGCGTCGTGTTGGAAGTCACGTTCTGCGCCTGAGACAGATACTGCTGCATTTCTTCAAAACGGCCCTGGCGAGCGAGATCTCCCAGCTTAACCTGTAGAGACATCTGGTCCTGTTGGGCACTGGCGACACCGCTTTCCATCTTCTCCTGGCACGCCGCCAGTCTTTCCTCCGCGGAGAAGTGCGGGGAAAAGGTTTCATCAGCCAGATATCCGTATTTTGCTTTCACTGCCTCGAGGTCTTTCCGGGAGTAGTTGGTTTTCACAACTCCAGCCGCTCCTAAGGCGATCTCCTCCTCAAGTGGATCCAGGATGTCGTATTCCGTGATCCCTGATTCGTTGCGCCAAACAACGACAGCATCGTACTCGAGGGAACTTCTCCTGGGACCGTTAAACACTATTCTATTGGTGTTATCCGACGATTTTTCAGGCATTTTCCCTTCGTACCAGGCAGCGACCTCGTTGAGGGGAACACGGGTGTAGTAGATTTTATAGGTTCGGGTCTCTTCCCCTCCTTCCCCGCCAATGGTTGCAGTATTTTCCCCTCCAGAAACCACCGGCCCGGGATACAGTGGGGCGGTGCCCTGACCAGCCAATGCCCACTGGCTGCCCAGCAAAATACAGGCGGCTGCAGTAATAATAACAATGAACCCCAGCGGGATATTATTCATTTTCCACATCGAAAGTCTCCCTTTCTTCCATAATTACGTCCTACTCGAAGAACTCAACTTCATTGTCTGCAACCTGCCTGACAGGACCCGGCTATGGGCTTGTGATAAAACGCAGGTACATGTTGTACTTCGCCCAGGTTCTGGTCCTTGCGTTCCTTATCGATATGGAACTAATTAATGCGATTATTTTCATCCCTCTGATTTCCCATAGACCGGGCAGTCAAATATGCACATATCTAGTTTTTCTCCAGAAATATTGAATATTTGAATGTGTCCGCCGCTGACTTGCCATCAAGGTGAATGGACAATAATTTACCGTCCATATTGGGCAGGTCTTTAATCCACACCTGACCCTTATTTTTATTTCCTTTGGGGCTTTCAAATTGCCATTCCTTGATACGGTCACCTCCTGGCATGTAACTACAAACTGTGACGGATGTTCTGGACTTGCCGGCCTTTTTTACAAGTTTGATGTTAACGTGCTCTTTGTTAATAGGTACTGGTGTTATAAACATACGTCCTGTTGTTCCAAATATTCTCCCTTTATGGGTTTTGCCGAATGTCAGGTCTCTCGGCCCGATTGCCGCCCAACTGGTTTTTTTAACAAGACGATTCCAACGGTTTTTCAGGTGTGCGCTGAAATAAACATATTGCCCGATATCATCAATGTGTTTAATACATTGTTTCCATACGGACTCAGGTTTAACCAGTGAACAACCAAGTTCCTTAGCAATTCTTTGCGCTTCTGCAGTAATATCAAGAGCAATCGCATACCATGATCTACACGAACCGTCCTGGGTTGGCGTTTCGGCAATGGTCATACTCTGATTCACGGGCGTCACCGTCTGCTGTACGGGCGTTGCGTTAAAGGTCGCCGCTGGAGGAGGCTGCTGATTGACCGGTGTTACCGTCTGCGGTACCGGCGTGGCGGTAAAGGTTGTGGCGCCGGTTGTGGGTGTTATTTTCCTGTCCACCCCCCTCATCTTGTTCCTGATATCCACCCTGGCGGGCACCTTTTGATCGAGCTGCTGCTGTATCGGTGTTTTGGCAGGAGCCGGTGACTTGGGCTCAACCAGTGTAACGGTTCGGGGTACCGGTGTTGCTATTATAGGCACTGTGGGTGCTGGTACTGCCTGCGGTGCTGGTACTGCCTGCGGTGCAGGTACTGAGGCTCCGACAGGGACACGAGAATTGAGGGCCGGAGCCGGCCCGCCGGGTACTATTGGACCTGCAGGCTGTGGGGCCAGGGTTGGCTGAGGAACCGGTGCAAGGGCAGGTTGATGTGGAGGTACCCACCCCCCGCCGGCGGCCGGCTGGCTGCCGCCGTCCCACTGGGGCTCAGGTGCCTGGGGCTGCTGATAAGACGGCGGCGGGCCCTGGTCGGCTCCGTCATTACCGTACTGGCCGTCAGACCCTTCAGGCGGCAGGTCGCCCGCCGCAGGCGGCCAGTAGACAGTGATGGTCACCGTGGACCCCAGCATGGTTATACCCCCCGCGCCGGGTTCCTGGTCAATCACAGTACCTTCCATGCCGGCGAGGTCCTCCTTGTATTTCTTCTCATACTGGATGTTGGCGGAAACTCCCGCCTGCTGGAGGGCCGCCTGGGCGTCCTGCTCGTACATCCCCACCGTACCGGGAACACGGATCATCTCGTCGGCAGCCTGGTTGTATCGCTGCTGCGGGGCGCCCCGATCGAGGGCGCCGGCAAAGCCGGTCACCGGCACCATCAGGGCTGCCGCCGAAAAAGCGGCAAGGAACAGTTTGTTCAGTTTCATGGTCGATCCTCCAGCAATCGGATACACATAATTTTCGGTTAATTGTTCCAGTTAGGTTCAGTCGGCTTCGGAGTGACAGGCCCCGGCTTGAAAGTTCTCCCTGGTAAACGCGGTGCTGTCCTGGGCCTGAAAGTGCTGTTCGCAGGCCCGGTCGGCCTACCCACATTGGATCGAACCGGCTGGGGAGGCGAAGCCGTGCCGACCCGCTGTAGCCAGTAGTTGCCCGGCCTGTTACCCGTACCGGAGTAGGTGTCGTAAAGCTGTCTTTCCGTAAGCTTGTTGCAGCCCGCGTCCGCGTCGTAGATTCTCATGCTCGAAGCCTGATAACTGCCGTTCACCCCGGGGATCTTGGTCAGCAAAGTGTGGAACAGGTAGTTTCCGGACGAGTTTTGGATAATCGCTCCATCGTTACTGTTCGTCGGAATTCCCTGGTTTGAAAGATGCGTGGCACGATAGGTTACGGCGCCGTTGGTCTTGAATATCTCTTCAAATTTCCAGCCGGTGCTTCTGGTTCCGTTACTGTAGCCGGCCCAGGTTCCGGTCAGGTCGCAGCGGGCTGCTCCGCCTGTGTTAACCGCACCGCCTCCACCAGCGGTCGTCCTGCGCCCCGTGCGCGGATCGATGGGTGTAAACTGTCTGCCGTCAAATCCTGTTCGGCCCGTCACGCCCGCAACAGTGCCCACAGCAGTGCCTGTAGATCCGCCCTGGGGAAGTATGTCGTCCTGACCGTGGGACTCAACCGTCCCGCCGGCAATGGTATTGTCCACGCACTGTATGTTGGCTCTTAATATTATTTGTTTTCTGGGTATACCCTTATTGAGTTGTGGTTGTGTAGGGTCCTGTTGAAAAGCGATTGTCACTTCCTTGTCAAGAACTGATGATTTTCCGGGAAGGAATACCGGGGGGCCGGCGGGTATGGGACGCATCGGAGTCTCGAAACAGACCGAATTAACATCCTCCTCTCTGAAGGGCTTTCCTGTAACAACCACGTTGGTAAAGCTGCACAGGGGAGGAGCCAGCTCTTTTGTCCCAAGGATGTAATCCCCGGGGTGCTGCCGACCATAAACTGGATTGGGATCATGGACAACCCAAAGCCACTTGACTTTTTTACAGCGCTGCGTGATCCCATGAGGGTCTTCCTTGCGGGAAACAGTAAATGACACATTATTGCCCCCGATAAAACCTCCCTGGGGATGCACCTCGAAATTAAATGTATGCGGAGTGTAGGTTACAGTCTCCACGCTCGTTGACGCGCCCAGCGCGATTCCGGAAAGCCCCGTAACCAGCATGAGGACCGCGGCGGCCGACATCGCCAATGGGAATCTCCCCGTTCTAACCATCCATCTCTTTCCCCGATTCAATTGCCTCATGGTAATCTCCTTCTCACCCATTTCACTTTTTGTCCTGCTTATCCCAAGTCGGGGGTTTATAAGGCTGCTGCATATGCCCGTGACATTCATTTTAATTTCCTCGTTCGATCAGGTGAACCTGGCGGATCCAGACATCCTGCCTGGGGCCACTGGCCCCTGCGATGGCAACCGATTTGACTACCTGGGGCCTGGGATCAAGGTCCATCAATTCATCCTGAAACGGGAACCACTCGCCCTTATTTACCCGTATCGTTTCCTTAGCGCCTCGCCCGACGCGATGTGTCGTGAATTTTACCCGGTAGGCATCCGCGCCGCAGTAATTTTTACCCTCGGAATCCAGGTAGCAGACGGTCAGTTCAAGCGCCGCCGCATCGGTATGGACCGACGCGTCTGAATCCCGGTCGATACGTAACTCCATCCCCAGGATCAGGGATTCGGCGTGCTGAACGTCCCTTCGAATTGTCTGTCTCACGCCAGAAGGGACCGGTTCCTTGCCGCTCCAAATCCGCACCCCGTCGTCCCCGAATGCCACATGGTCGCCTGCGGCAGGATCACTCCCATCTGAGAATACATCCCATTCCCGTACATCCCTGCGGAAATCTCCGTTCCGGATCAGATCTCCTTTATTTCCGCGATGATCCCCGCCTCTGGTGTTATAATCCCGGGCACTATAGGGGTACTCAATCACATACTCGACAACTCCCGTTTGCTGCGGCAAAAACAGGTCGGAAGGCCCCCTCAGGTAGGTGATCCCCGTCCCGATCCGGTTCTTTGGCTGGATGGCCGGTGTTGTGAGGTACATGAAATGCCGGAAACGGCCATTCGCCCCGGCAATGCCCGGAGCGGCCTGAACCACCGCGAAGGCGAGATTGCCCCGGCTTCGGCCTGAAACACCGATCCGCCAGCGGTACTCTATCCGGTCCGGATTTGTGAGGACTACCGGTCCTGTGGACAACTGGTAGCGTTTTGCCTGTGGGTCCCCTGGCCAGCGGTCAAAAAGGGTTACGGCCAGCCTGGTTCTGGAGTCGGCCGGGTAGCGCAGGCCTAGGGTGTAATCCGCACCGGGGGTTAAATTCAGAAGGTAAATGGAGTAATGGCCATTTCCAAATGCGCTTCCACGGCCCAGAGCAGAACCACGCTGATGGCCCGGGACGGAACCCGGCTGATCGGACATCCGGCCCTCAAACCAGCTTCCTGTACCCGGCAGCTCCATAACCCGCCACCGGGCGGCGCTTCCGCCCCCATCAGCCCTGCCGGCAGTCGGCAGGGCCAGGAGGAGAACCGCCAATGCAATCGTGATCCGGGCAAACGATTTCATATCCAGTCCCTACTCTTCGTACCGGCTGACCAGCGTGTTCACTGCCTCTTCAATGCAATCCCGAAGCGCCTTGTCGATGCTGTCCTTATGGTCATGGGAGATCCCAAGGTTCGCCCCCTTCAGCTTTTTCTTCCCGAACAGCTTTCCGAGGCCTGAGACGGAAAATCCGCCCTGGGAGATCTTTTTCCGGACATCGACCGAGTCGAGGACCCCCCCCGTTTTGGCGTCGAGAACCCGGACATCCAGGCCAATTTCGGCCTTTTCCCCACTGGTTTCCACCCCAACGCCCTTATAGGCTCCTGCGACCCCTGTTTTGGAAGCCTGGGCGTTGGCCTCGGTGATCACGCCCACGAAGATAAAATCTGCCCCTGTCAGGCGATACTTAGCCACGTCACCGGTGGTCGTCCCCCCCTGGTTCAACTGCTTTTCCTGGTAGACGCTCTCATCGAGCCGCTGCCTTTCCAGGACGGTAAACGCATGGGTCTTGATCAGCGCGGTGGTGAACATGTCCGTTGCTGACGCCGGGGACACCTCCGGAACGGTGCTGTCGAACTGGAAGATCGTCACCGTCTTTTTCGGCGGAAGATTTTCCGGTGGGGTTCCCCACGACCAGGCTGACGCGGCTGAAAACAGGAGCATGCAGGCCGCAAGGGTCAGTGCTAGATTGTGGGTTTTACCTGGGATTTTCCGACTCATTGTTATCTCCTTTTCCAGATCGGCTTTACGCCGCAAACGGGTTTACCTTTTTACGCGGAGGTGGGCGATGCGTCATTTTCTGCAATCGAACCGCCCCGCTCCATCTGTTTCGCACCTGTATTCCCCCGGAACGAGTTTCCTCACACTTGCATGGATATCCCTCCCCGTGGAGGGGATCTGATAGGCGCAGTATAGGTACTGTCCCTGCACCTGTGAGGTTATTAAAACGGCAGGCTGGCCCTTGTCCATCGTCGTCTCCCAGCCGGTCGGCAGCATGTCCCCATTAATGCCGGAATAGGCGACGGGACACTGGACATGGAAGCTAGGGGGCATGGACGTGGATCGCTTAGACGCCTCGCCGGCGTTTGCGCCGCCCGAGGGCCAGCGAGGCGGGGCCGCCAGAACCGGAGCGGCCAGGATCAGGGCCAGGATCAGGCTGACGGCGGCAACTGTCTTATTTTGTGTCATCATGCTCTTCTACCTTTCATGCTTTCATGAAGGGCACCGCAGATAAGCGGGGCAACCCCTTATTGCGTCGCTTCGGCCAGCATGCCGATGCGGGCGGTTTGCGCCAGATATTTCTCTACATCCGCACGCTTGCCGGAGACCCCCAGGTGGATGCCGCCGATAGCATCGTAGGGCACCTCTGGTCGGAAGAGGTTCCAGTTCTTCATGAAATCCTCCACCCGCCAGTTGCCGATAAGAAGAATCTTCGTGACCCGTTCGTGGTCGGTGCCAGGTGAGCTGACGGTCTCGAAGGTCTTAACGGTGTTGGCCATGGCCTGTATCTCGAACTTCTTGCCGATGGCCTTGCGCTTGTCGTTTATCTTGAGCTTGGCCGTTATGGGCATCGGGCGGGGGCTGGCGACCTCCTTTTGCCGGGCCTCCTGGATACGTTCGGATTCGGTGATACGGGTGAACTTGAATCTGGCTATATAGGGGATAGGGTTGTCCTCGAACCCCTCGCACACCGTATCGGGAACGTGCATCCAGGAATCTCTCCTTCGCCAGTTTTCAGGGGCAGGGAGGGCCTTATCCATCACGCTTTTGACCTGCACAAAGAATGCCCGCTCACCGGCCGTGATGTCCCTTTTTACGCATGCTGCCCGCGAGACACCTGGCGAAAAGAGCAGAATGGATAAAACGACGGGGACAGTAACGGCTAAAAAAACTGATCTTTTCACTTATGCTCCCCCTACATGAATGGTTTGATCTGCAGGGTTATCATGGACTTTATCCCCTTCATCTCGAGGAACATTCCCAGAAAGCCCGTGTCCTCCGGCTTTGTCACCTTGGCGATCCTTATCTGCCTGTGCTTGAGGGAGCCAAAAGCATCGATATTGGGATTGTCCGTTTGCACGAAAACACCCACCTCGCCAAGCTGCTCTGTGATAAGGCCTGGAACGTACTGCCAGTCCTTACCCATGTTCTTCTTGTACCAGGCGATGACTTTTTCAGGGCTGTCCTTTGCAATCAGCTGGATGGAGCTCAACACTCCGTTGCTCTTCATTTCCGACCCGAAATAGGAGCCCGGATAGGCGGGGATATTAACCATTTCTTTTGTCGGTAACTCCTTTTGAACGTCCGCCATCGTCTGGCCTTTCGAGGCCATGGCCTGTTTCCCAAAAGCGTTCCTGGGGGCGAGGGGCGCATAGGGCTCTGCAAAGGCGGAAACAGTCCACGCGATAATTAACAAAACAGTAAATACGAAAACAGATCTTTTCATGGTTTCCCTCCTGAAGTTTCTGAGTCTCCCTGCAATCTTTACCTGTTAACTAGACTATCCGGATGTATACAGGCGCAACACCCCCGATTGGGGGGGGTGTTGTGTATGGGGGTGTGGGAGTGTGGGAGTTAGAACCTTGGACTTTGGACGTTAGACGTTGGACTATTACTCAATACGGGTCGATGAGGCCGAGCCGCACGCCCTCGATTACGGCTTCCGCCCGACGTGAAATGTTCAGCTTCTGGTATATGACCTTGGTATAGCTGGCCACCGTGTTGGAGGTCAGCCCGAGAAGTTCGGCGACCTCGGGACGGGAATAACCCTTGGCGATAAGCTGCAGAACATCCTTTTCCCGGTCGGTCAGGGCTTCGGTACTTTCCGACTCTTCCAGCGGACGGGAAAAGTGGATCAGGATCCGGCGGGCCACGCTAGGGGACAGGGGCGGCTGACCGTGGAGAACGGCCCTGAGCTGCTGGATTTGACGGTCCAGCGGTTGTTCTTTAATGAGGTAACCCATGGCGCCGGCGCGCAGGGCGGAGAAGATGTGCTCATCATCGTCAAAGATCGTCGAGATGACGCAATAGATTTCCGGATGGGTCCTGCCCATTTCCCTTACCAGGTCGATCCCGGACCCGTCCGGGAGGTTGATGTCCACGAGGGCCAGGGAAAATTCTTCCTTCCCGAGAAGGACCCGGGCTTCGCTGATAGTTGCAGCGCTCATGGCCCTGGCCTTGGGAAAGGCCTCCGAAATATGTTTTTCCCACCAGTGCCTCGTATCGTCGTGGTCCTCAACGACAAGAACGGTCCGCATCAGATCCCCCTTATCTCCTACCTTTTGTCGGAAATCGGCATTGACATCCAGACCTCGAAGATCCCTTCGGACGGAAAGGTCTCACAGCTGAACTGTCCGCCCAGCTCTCCCATCCTTCTCTCCATGTTCCTGATCCCCTTGCCCAGGTGGAGTTTTCCCTGTTTTGGAATCGTTCCATCGTTACGAACGGTGCAGGCGAGTTGATGGTCGACCTCGTTCCACTTGACCCATATGTTTTCAGGACTGGCGTGGGAAAATGCGTTTGAAGAGGTCTCGTAAAGGGCTCTGGACAGATTGACCCGCTGCCGCGGGGTAAGCGGCCTGTCGGCCTGCACGGTTTCGCTGTCCCAGTGGAGTTCAACCCCGGCATCCTCACATCGTTGAACCAATTCATAACGCCACGTCGCAAGGGCCTCCTCGATGGTCACCTCCTCCACCGGATTGATGCTGTAGATGATGTCCCTGAGGGCTTTGAGGGCGCTGCGTGCCAGAAGCGTGTTCCTCCGGGTTTTCGATGCGTGGACCAGGGACAGGAGGCGGCCCCCGACCTCATCGTGCAGGTCCCGCATGATACGCTCCCGCTCCTCCGCAACACCCCTGTTAAACGTGGTAAGTCGATCCTCCGTAGTCCTGGCGATGTAGATGAGGGTCTCTGCCAGTTCGACGTCGTCCCTGGAAAAGAGCCGGCTGCCTCTGTCGGCGAACCGAAGTTCCACCGTTCCCGTTTGATCCAGGGTGGGGATCAGCATTATCTCGCCGTACTTATCGAGCCTGGGAGAGGCGTCCCGGCCTTCCAGGGTCCGGTACGAAAGAGGGAGGAACACATCCCTTAGGACGCCAACCCAGGCATTCTTCTCGCTGATGCCGGGGTTCACCAACCCCGACAGGAGAACGGGGAGGTGCTGTTTTATCCGATCCCTCGGCCCCTGGTAGAACCTTCCCCATACCCATTGGCGAACCGGGAAATACAGCCATCCCACCAGTATAAGAGACAGAGCAAGGGCGACGGACGGCCTGTGAGTGACAGTGAACGCCAGGATGCCGTCCACCGCCAGAACACTGACGCCCGCCAGGAACCATTTCCAGAACCCGAACCACCAGCGGTCGATGTCAAAAAGGCGGTATCGAAGAATCCCCAGGGCCAGCCCGACATACATCATGGTGACCGCCCCCAGCCCGACCGACACAGGGACCACGGTTCGACCGGTCAGCGCAGCGGGAACGAAGTAGGTGAAAAAGGCCAGTCCTATAAACCCCAGGAACGCTATGATGAAATATTTGAGGGCCGCACGATCGACAGGCCGGCCTTTTGAGCGCCGCCACTGGAGGGCGGCTATCGTAACCCCCATAATAAAATATAGGGTGGGCTGAATCAACACGGTATGCCCTGGAATGTCCGTCCATTGAAACTGCTCGTTCAGGATGAAAAAGGAGGCCAGAACCGCGACCGCCCTGGTCATCGGGAATGAGCCCAGGAGCCCGGGGTAATGGAAAAGCAGGCCGATGCCGAAGATCGAGAATATGTTGTTCCCCACGTGGTACAATGCACGGACCGTAGCAAGGAGGTCCGGGTCAAGGGCGATCTCTCTCGAAACGATGACAGCCATGGCCGTTGTCGTGATGAGAAGGCCCATGCCGGAGAAAAAAAACATCCTGGCCGCCACATTGCGTCTGCGAACGGACCAGACAGACGCGCCGATCATGAATACCGTGAAACCCATGGCATTCAGCAGCCAGAAATCAAATGGAAACGAGGAAAGCGGTCGGGCACGGGCCGGCTGTACCCTCACCTTCCGCCCGTCCGCGAGGCTCAATTCCACCAACGGTCCACTGAGGATTCCGGCCAGAACCCCCTGACGATCAAGAAAAGCATTATACTTTTTAAAGGTCGGGAAGACGTCGGGGTCCTCCACCAGGTCGGAATCTTCGAAAATAAATGGGCTGCCTGAAAGGGACCGGATGGACAGGATCGAATCCCCGGGGGTGAGGATGAGCTCGGACGGGCTTTGGGCCTTCACGCTTTCGACAAAGATACCGGCATGAATGCCGTCCGCCTGCAGACTCAGGCCGAGCCATGGCTGGTTGGACGCAACCATGACCGAAAACACCACACAGACCATGGCCAGCAAGGCAGCGACGGACAGGATGAGATATGGGGATTCCAGAATGTTGGCGCCTGTATCGTGACGTTTGTTCCTGTTGGGACTACTCATGAAGGTAATTATCGTCTCTGTGGGCGCAATTGTGAAGCGGTTTCAAGGCTGGGCCGCCAGGTTCCGGCCCAGTCGAGCCGCCTGATCCAGCATTTCAGGCCGCTGCCCGACTACTCCGGCCTCGAACACTCCCGGCACGGCCAACTCCCCGGCGATCCTGTATCCCAGGGCCTTCACGGGCATACGCATGGCCTCCATAGTGACCCCCAGGTCATCCGGGTCCACCTGTTCGGCTACGATAGCGAGGGCCGCCGTCTTTCCCTGCCCTGCCAGGCGGCTCGACCAACCGCGGGGACGTTCGTTGTCGAAGTCGTAGAAACAGTACAGGCGGTCGATAAAAGCCTTCATCCAGGACGTAACATTATAGTTGTAGACCGGTGTTACCAGGACGATCCCTCCGGCACGGCCGATCTTTGGGTAATACGGTGTCAGATCATCGGAAAACTGCGTGCAGATCTTGTCTTTCCGACATCGTTCGCATCCTATGCACGAGGACATCTCCATACCGGAAAGGTACAGGGCCTCGGTTTCAGTTCCGTTTTCAGAGGCCCCGGCGAGAATAGCGTCCAGAACCAGGTCGGAGTTGCCTCGCCGCCTCGGGCTTCCCGATACTCCAATAATATGCATTTTACTCCTTTCCTCCTGGTGAACTCCATCGAGATTTTTTGTCGTTATGAGCAGTTTCCCCCTCACCTCGACTTGTCCCGCCATCTTGTCCGTCGTAGCCTGGAAGGCGAAGTCGGAAGCTTTAGCGACGGCGGATCCTCTCCCCCGGCGGGGAGAGGAAGGTTTATATTTTCCTCCGTGACAGATGCCTACCCTGAGCCAGTCAAAGGACATGAAATCTCATTGCCGGACAATGATAACAGATGCCGGGGGGACTGGTTTGTTTTTTTTTGCCCGCTGTGTTATTTTTAAAGCAGTTTTAGGCAGGCGTCCTTCCAGCACGTTCCGATTGGTCATCGTAAAAAATCCCTCCAGTGTCTCGGAAGGAGCGCATCTTCAGCCGGAATGCCCATCAGGAAAATACCTCGCAGCAAATTACTTTAGGTTGAGTCGTAAAAAAAGCTTCCTCTCCTTTTCGACAGAATTGCCGGGGAACTGACTGCTTATCCGTGGATGCCGGGGCCGTTTATACGGTTCTTGTCTCTAAATCTTTTTGTGCCCGATTGGAGGAAAAAGGAGGAATTGATATGAAAAGGAACCGTTTTCAGCTGTATTGGCACGGCGCATTTTTTCTATTGCTTTGCCTGGCACTCACCGCTGCCATTGGCGCTACCTCAGCCATGGCCAAAGATACGCTGGTATTCTCGGACCTGGGATGGGACAGCGCCCAGGTGCACAACCGCATCGCCGCGTTCATCATTGAGAAGGGTTACGGCTACAATGTCGATTACATCGCCGGCGAAACTGTTCCCATGTTCGCCGGTCTTGAGCGAGGAGACATAGATATTACCATGGAGATATGGGTGGACAACCAGCAGCCGGCCTTTGACAAGGCCATCGCCGCCGGCAAGGTCGTTGACCTGGGCAGCAATTTTCCCGACAGCTGGCAGGGTTGGCTGGTTCCCACTTATGTAATCAAGGGTGACCCCGCGCGGGGGATCAAGCCTATGGCACCGGACCTCAAGTCCGTGGCCGACATGCCGAAGTACAAGGACCTGTTTAAGGATCGCGAGGATCCCGGAAAGGGCGTATTCTACTCCTGTATCGCGGGCTGGGGGTGCGAGAAGATAAACGAGAAGAAATTCGCGGCCTACGGTCTGAACGACACTTACAACATATTTCTGCCGGGATCAGGCGCAGCCCTTGTGGCTTCTCTTGCAGGAGCCTACAAGAAGGGGGAACCGTGGTTCGGCTATTACTGGGCTCCCACCTGGGTCCTGGGATCGTACGACATGACCCCCCTGGAGGAGCCGGCCTACGATCCCAAGATTTTCGAGTCCACGGGCAAATGCGCTTACCCCGCAGTCAAGGTCGACATCGCCGTAAACTCCAGCATGCTGAAAAAAGCCCCTGACGTGGTTGAATTTTTGAAAAAGTACGAGACCACCCAGGCCATTGCCAACGAGTTCCTGGCCTATATGAAGACAAATGACGCCAACACCGAGCAAGCTGCCGAGTGGTTCCTGAAAAAGTACGAAAAGCTGTGGACCGGGTGGGTCCCTGCCAACGTTGCCGCCAAGGTCAAGATAGCCCTTTAGTGATCGTTAACCCTCCAGCATGGCCAGGCGGCCCTTCATGGGCTTCCTGGCCATGTTGCTGTGTTGCGGTCATGTTGATTCA encodes:
- a CDS encoding PASTA domain protein — its product is MKLNKLFLAAFSAAALMVPVTGFAGALDRGAPQQRYNQAADEMIRVPGTVGMYEQDAQAALQQAGVSANIQYEKKYKEDLAGMEGTVIDQEPGAGGITMLGSTVTITVYWPPAAGDLPPEGSDGQYGNDGADQGPPPSYQQPQAPEPQWDGGSQPAAGGGWVPPHQPALAPVPQPTLAPQPAGPIVPGGPAPALNSRVPVGASVPAPQAVPAPQAVPAPTVPIIATPVPRTVTLVEPKSPAPAKTPIQQQLDQKVPARVDIRNKMRGVDRKITPTTGATTFTATPVPQTVTPVNQQPPPAATFNATPVQQTVTPVNQSMTIAETPTQDGSCRSWYAIALDITAEAQRIAKELGCSLVKPESVWKQCIKHIDDIGQYVYFSAHLKNRWNRLVKKTSWAAIGPRDLTFGKTHKGRIFGTTGRMFITPVPINKEHVNIKLVKKAGKSRTSVTVCSYMPGGDRIKEWQFESPKGNKNKGQVWIKDLPNMDGKLLSIHLDGKSAADTFKYSIFLEKN
- a CDS encoding curli production assembly/transport component CsgG → MSRKIPGKTHNLALTLAACMLLFSAASAWSWGTPPENLPPKKTVTIFQFDSTVPEVSPASATDMFTTALIKTHAFTVLERQRLDESVYQEKQLNQGGTTTGDVAKYRLTGADFIFVGVITEANAQASKTGVAGAYKGVGVETSGEKAEIGLDVRVLDAKTGGVLDSVDVRKKISQGGFSVSGLGKLFGKKKLKGANLGISHDHKDSIDKALRDCIEEAVNTLVSRYEE
- the degU_1 gene encoding transcriptional regulatory protein DegU; translated protein: MRTVLVVEDHDDTRHWWEKHISEAFPKARAMSAATISEARVLLGKEEFSLALVDINLPDGSGIDLVREMGRTHPEIYCVISTIFDDDEHIFSALRAGAMGYLIKEQPLDRQIQQLRAVLHGQPPLSPSVARRILIHFSRPLEESESTEALTDREKDVLQLIAKGYSRPEVAELLGLTSNTVASYTKVIYQKLNISRRAEAVIEGVRLGLIDPY
- a CDS encoding sensory histidine kinase UhpB, encoding MSSPNRNKRHDTGANILESPYLILSVAALLAMVCVVFSVMVASNQPWLGLSLQADGIHAGIFVESVKAQSPSELILTPGDSILSIRSLSGSPFIFEDSDLVEDPDVFPTFKKYNAFLDRQGVLAGILSGPLVELSLADGRKVRVQPARARPLSSFPFDFWLLNAMGFTVFMIGASVWSVRRRNVAARMFFFSGMGLLITTTAMAVIVSREIALDPDLLATVRALYHVGNNIFSIFGIGLLFHYPGLLGSFPMTRAVAVLASFFILNEQFQWTDIPGHTVLIQPTLYFIMGVTIAALQWRRSKGRPVDRAALKYFIIAFLGFIGLAFFTYFVPAALTGRTVVPVSVGLGAVTMMYVGLALGILRYRLFDIDRWWFGFWKWFLAGVSVLAVDGILAFTVTHRPSVALALSLILVGWLYFPVRQWVWGRFYQGPRDRIKQHLPVLLSGLVNPGISEKNAWVGVLRDVFLPLSYRTLEGRDASPRLDKYGEIMLIPTLDQTGTVELRFADRGSRLFSRDDVELAETLIYIARTTEDRLTTFNRGVAEERERIMRDLHDEVGGRLLSLVHASKTRRNTLLARSALKALRDIIYSINPVEEVTIEEALATWRYELVQRCEDAGVELHWDSETVQADRPLTPRQRVNLSRALYETSSNAFSHASPENIWVKWNEVDHQLACTVRNDGTIPKQGKLHLGKGIRNMERRMGELGGQFSCETFPSEGIFEVWMSMPISDKR
- the sgcG gene encoding 2-amino-4-deoxychorismate dehydrogenase — protein: MSFDWLRVGICHGGKYKPSSPRRGRGSAVAKASDFAFQATTDKMAGQVEVRGKLLITTKNLDGVHQEERSKMHIIGVSGSPRRRGNSDLVLDAILAGASENGTETEALYLSGMEMSSCIGCERCRKDKICTQFSDDLTPYYPKIGRAGGIVLVTPVYNYNVTSWMKAFIDRLYCFYDFDNERPRGWSSRLAGQGKTAALAIVAEQVDPDDLGVTMEAMRMPVKALGYRIAGELAVPGVFEAGVVGQRPEMLDQAARLGRNLAAQP
- the proX gene encoding glycine betaine-binding periplasmic protein precursor; its protein translation is MKRNRFQLYWHGAFFLLLCLALTAAIGATSAMAKDTLVFSDLGWDSAQVHNRIAAFIIEKGYGYNVDYIAGETVPMFAGLERGDIDITMEIWVDNQQPAFDKAIAAGKVVDLGSNFPDSWQGWLVPTYVIKGDPARGIKPMAPDLKSVADMPKYKDLFKDREDPGKGVFYSCIAGWGCEKINEKKFAAYGLNDTYNIFLPGSGAALVASLAGAYKKGEPWFGYYWAPTWVLGSYDMTPLEEPAYDPKIFESTGKCAYPAVKVDIAVNSSMLKKAPDVVEFLKKYETTQAIANEFLAYMKTNDANTEQAAEWFLKKYEKLWTGWVPANVAAKVKIAL